TTCAAGAATCGGACGATATACATTAACGATTTCGCGCGATAAGGCATAAACCGGAAAACATACCTGACTCTTTAACTTTAACTCATCCATTTATTAAAACTTTAGGAGCACAAATATAGTGTAAAATAAAATCGTGCACGATATAATGGGGTAAAATACAATTGATTTTAGAAAAGATTAATATTCAGGAAATAATTGTGACAACTAATAGAAGGGGAGTGATTTTGAAGGGGAATTAATTGATGACAGTGCCTTTGGCGCCCCACCAATAAAAGGCATTCATCTTTAACCGGTTTGTTTTTACTGATGGATCTTCGCCTTCCAGTTTTAAAGCTTCGTCTACTGTTTCCACATCAAAAATTAAAAGTCCCCGATGATTGCCACCACCCTCAAACGGACCGGCTACAATAAGTTTCCCGCTTTCTGCCAACATATTTAAGTGTGCCATGTGCATTTGCTGGTAATAGGCTGCTTCAGTTGAGTCCTTACTTTTTGTTTCTCCGCTCTCAAGCAGCATAAAAACATAACGTTTCATGGTGTAAGTGGTGTCGCCTTCTGTGTAGGAGAATTCGCGTTGGTCCTGCGCCGAAACAGCTAAGCTAAAGGCAAAAGTGAAAAGGCAAAAAGCAAAAGTAATTTTTTTCACATCAGACAATTTTGGTTTAACGATACTTTTTATTTCAGTTGGTCTTTAAAAATCTTCTTGAATTTTTCCAGCTTAGGAGCTACCACAAACTGGCAATAACCTTGTGTTTTGTTACGTGCGTAATAGTTGATGTGGTAATCTTCGGCAATATAAAATTGGTCGAATTTTGTTACTTCGGTAACAATTGGTCTGCTATAAACCTCTTCTTTTTCAAAAAGATCGATAACGCGTTCTGCCACCTCTTTTTGTTCTTCGTTATGATAGAAGATTGCTGAACGGTATTGCGGACCTACATCGTTGCCTTGTCTGTTCAACGTTGTTGGGTCGTGTGTCATAAAAAACACTTCCAGAATTTCTGAAAAACTCACCACTTCCGGATCGAAAGTAATTTGCACTACTTCAGCATGGCCGGTTGTTCCGTTGCAAACCTGTTTGTACGTTGGGTTTTTAACGTGGCCGCCACTGTAACCCGGTTTTACATCAACAACTCCTTTTAACTCCAGATAAATGGCTTCGGTACACCAAAAGCATCCTCCGCCCAATGTGGCTTTCTGCAAATCTTTACTCATACAAGTACTTGAATAAATTAATAATGTGAATATCAGTGCCAGTGTCCTCATTTCTTTTTAGGTATAAATCGTGAAAAGGTTTTTTTCTCAAACTCCCATGCAAAGCGGAATTGCCCAAATACCGATGCAATCAGTAACAATAGTACCTGGTAGGCCGGAACTACGGTTATAATGTAAAGCGGAACTTTTACCCAAAGGCTGGTTGCTTCGGTTATGCCCACCAAATCGAAAACTCCTTTACGCACATAAAGAGCTGCACTTCCGGTAATGGAAAATACAAACAGAATTATTAAAACCTGGAAATTGCTGTTAAGGTTCCATTTCTTTTTTAGTCGCTCAAACATTATCTAACTTTTGCTACTATTAACAAAAGAGTAGAATGTATGTTTTGTCTGGATCTAAATTATATGGGTTTGAAAGACGATGTAGCCGTAAATGGCAAATCTCAAAAAGCGAAACAAAGCATATTTCAGGTAGCGTTTCGAGGGGTATCCGGCCGAACCTACCAGCAAACTTATGGCAGCCCAGGGAAGAGGAGTAAGCGCTGCTACAATAATCAGAAACAGACCATATTTTTTTAGTAATGGCCACTGTTCTTTTAGCAGAGTATTTCTGAAACGTTTTAGCCCGTCGCGGCTGTAAAAAAATTGGCCTATAAGAAAAGTGAGGTAGCCCATAAAATAGGAAACCATCGCAAAGAAAGCCAGGTTTATAAAATAATGTGCAATGGTATCTTTGTTGATGGCCCAAATCA
This uncultured Draconibacterium sp. DNA region includes the following protein-coding sequences:
- the msrA gene encoding peptide-methionine (S)-S-oxide reductase MsrA — protein: MQKATLGGGCFWCTEAIYLELKGVVDVKPGYSGGHVKNPTYKQVCNGTTGHAEVVQITFDPEVVSFSEILEVFFMTHDPTTLNRQGNDVGPQYRSAIFYHNEEQKEVAERVIDLFEKEEVYSRPIVTEVTKFDQFYIAEDYHINYYARNKTQGYCQFVVAPKLEKFKKIFKDQLK
- a CDS encoding DUF6787 family protein: MFERLKKKWNLNSNFQVLIILFVFSITGSAALYVRKGVFDLVGITEATSLWVKVPLYIITVVPAYQVLLLLIASVFGQFRFAWEFEKKTFSRFIPKKK
- a CDS encoding YciI family protein; its protein translation is MKKITFAFCLFTFAFSLAVSAQDQREFSYTEGDTTYTMKRYVFMLLESGETKSKDSTEAAYYQQMHMAHLNMLAESGKLIVAGPFEGGGNHRGLLIFDVETVDEALKLEGEDPSVKTNRLKMNAFYWWGAKGTVIN